In Brassica napus cultivar Da-Ae chromosome A3, Da-Ae, whole genome shotgun sequence, the sequence AATAGATCAGAGCTTAAGATAGCAGAACCTAGGCTTTATACACATGCCCGTCTCTCGGCCATCTCCCTTACTTACTATGCATTGTGTCTTGGAGAAGGAAACTACACAGTTAATCTTCATTTCTCTGAAATTATGTTCAGTGACAATGAAACATATGGTAGTTTGGGAAGACGGTTCTTTGACATATACGTTCAGGTAACTTACTTAAACttgtctaaactatttttcttaACGATGATGTGTTATGATATTAGagttatgagaaatattacatagacgagaCTATAATATTTGAAAAGATTGTGATTCTTATAGATATTGGCGTGTGTGGTAATATGCAGGGTAAACTTGAGGTTAAGGATTTTGATATTGTGAATGAGGCAAAAGGTGTTGGAAGAGCTGttgttaagagttttcaagtTATGATAACAAATGGGAAGTTGGAAATAAGATTGTTTTGGGCTGGTAAAGGAACTCAAGCTATTCCTTCAAGAGGTGTATATGGCTCTCTCATATCAGCTGTATCAGTAGATCCAAGTAAGCTTTGCTAATCTCAAAACTAACTTTTGTTTGAGTGTTGTTTTCCTTGTTGTTTGTCTCTTGATTGTATCTCCCATGATCTTTCTATAGATTTTATTCCTCCAAAGGAAGCTGGCGCTGGAACTGGAGTTGGAAGCTCTATTGGCATTGTAGTTGGTGCTGTAGTTGCTTCTACGGTATTTCTTGTGCTTTTAATCGGAGGTATtttatggtggagaggctgcttgAGACCCAAGAGTCAGATGGAGAAGGGTACTTATAAAGATTAAACCTTTAACCATCCATTTTTAGTTGAAAGTGTATGTATCTTCCAAAACTAAACGCTGTTGCTTCACTTTCAGATTTCAAGAACTTGGATTTCCAGATTAGTTCCTTCTCCTTGAAGCAAATCAAAGTTGCTACAGACAACTTTGATCCAGCAAACAAAATAGGAGAAGGTGGCTTTGGTCCTGTACACAAGGTTAGCATCATAATGTTATTGACATTTTTATGAGAAaaaggaataataaagttttgtCCATTGTATGAATATAGGGAAAGTTGACAGATGGAACCGTAATTGCAGTGAAGCAACTATCATCTAAATCAAAGCAAGGGAACAGAGAGTTCTTGAACGAGATTGGTATGATCTCCGCATTACAACATCCACATTTGGTTAAACTATATGGATGTTGTGTAGAAGGTGGCCAGCTCTTGCTAGTCTACGAGTACTTAGAAAACAACAGTCTCGCAAGAGCACTTTTCGGTCCTCAAGAGACTCAAATACGGCTAGATTGGCCAACGAGGCAGAATATTTGCGTCGGGATAGCAAGAGGATTAGCTTACCTCCACGAGGAATCAAGACTCAAGATTGTACACAGAGACATCAAAGCCACTAATGTCTTGCTGGACAAGGAACTAAACCCGAAGATTTCGGATTTCGGTCTTGCAAAGCTTGATGAAGACGAAAACACACACATGAGCACACGAGTTGCAGGAACATAGTGAGTCATTCAACCAATCAATCACAAAGAAGTTTAATCTCTCTTTAGATTTCTTGTAACCAAAGCAATCTTTTGTTGTGCAGTGGATACATGGCTCCAGAGTATGCTATGAGAGGTCATTTGACAGATAAAGCAGACGTATACAGCTTTGGCGTCGTGGCTCTTGAAATAGTTAATGGAAGAAGCAACACGAGCGCACAATCTAAGGCCGAGACCTTCTACCTCCTTGATTGGGTAAGTTATTTTTTGCCTCTTAAGATTTATGGGGTTTGAAACAATGAgtaaacatatattttcaaaactcaTTTGGagcagaaaaaaaatatatatagaaaaaaaaaaatatatacatatataatatatattaaccgCTAATACTTTGGGACCATATAAGAATGTTTCATCTAGCTATACTCAGAACTGGTTtggttaaaccctaaacacacATTTGAACAAGAAAGTCATGAACCTGAATCTTGATTTATTCCACAGGTACATGTTCTAAGGGAGCAAAACAAGCTGATGGAAGTAGTAGACCCGAGGCTTGGAACAGATTACAACAGAGAAGAAGCAAAGACGATGATCCATATTGGGATCCTCTGCACCAGTCAAGTTCCGTCGGACAGACCGTCTATGTCGACCGTGGTGAGTATGCTCGAAGGACACTCCACGGTGGATGTTGAGAAGCTTCTTGAAGCTTCATTCAACAGAGGAAACGAGAAAGACGAAGAGAGCGTGAGAGCGATGAAGAAGCATTACGCAATGATAGGTGGAGAGGTGATGACGAATGTGACTGATCAGACTACAACCACAGACGGACCATTCACGTCGTCTTCTACGTCCACGGCCAACGCCGGTGATCTTTACCCTGTTAAGCTTGATTCTGCTTATTGGAACTCTAGAGTTTGATCATGCATGGTTTATGTTTTTGcaagaaacaaatcaaaaattaaattacggAGCAAGTAATTACGACTctctttgttttgctttttgTAAAGTATTCTTTTAACGTTTATTTAAGACAATTTGAAGACTACGTTTCTTGAAACAGAATATGCGATATCTTAAGAGATTAAAAATGTCCAAAACAATTTATATGAAGTTATTATGAATTATGGAGCACGTAACTATGAatcttttgtttatataatgctattgtataataaaataaaataaaaatatggatTAAGCAATTATGAaatagttaacaaaaaaaagtaattaggaatctttttttgtttgtaaaatctCTTTATGTTtgaattacatttatttatttttttatttttttttatcaataattacgtttatttttatgttagaCAATTTGAAGGTTATTTCTTGAAATATAATATGGGATATATTAAGAGATTAAACAAGTCCAAAACAATTTAGATGAAGTAATGCGAGTGAAGACAAAATATTGTTGTTCTGTTaacatattttcttgttttgcaTTTTAAGCATGATTTGGCGTTTAGTCAAAACAAAAAGTATTATTTGGCGTTTAGTTTTATGAATAGAATCAGTGTTTTtatggtttataaatttttatacaaaaatgaaagttaaatttcagTCGGCTTATTGGGAAAATAGAGCTTAATATGCCGTCTCTGATGAAAATGTTTTGtcatatcccttatatattaaaagagaagcattgtaataaatgcattcacattataatagacacgtgacagcctcacaatgatttgataataaatatgctaacgcgttcacactatagtcataaatgtgttcacactatgtactttgtgatttttttaatataaaactcacatacatagtttcaataaaactctggatttttcggttcgaataaaaatagatatagaatcaaaagccaaactatatatattatttttattgtttacagataaaattgagcaaaatattcataaatttttattcgatttgttatccgttttgatttgaaccaaaaaatcttgatatttgaaactttacgaaacaaatcaaatactaaaatacaatatccaaaaaagaagcaaatcactaataccaatatttttaggaacatatatctaattcgatatgttatatgcatatatatacatatatgaaaagaattatatatattatactttatatcagttttacaatataaatttattatattaggtactagaattaaaaggttatataatgttttatttttgtaataaaatgttattattaaattatttttaaaattttattttatttacgaatcaaatcggatattctttaaaattctaaaacatttcggatatcggagtcaccgaatatctaggtggctaaagatcgaattGACAAGAATGCTTCCAAATATCCAGATACTTGATATGTGTCCACCCCTATTtacgaatataattttattttcttttgatgaaaaaatgactaatgtcaaggtcttttttattttaaataaattttaattttatctttcatgtattattctgaacaaaaatgtcatttaatattaattaacaatatctttatatatttttcaactatcccttatatattaaaagagaagcattgtaataaatgcattcacattataatagacacgtggcagcctcacaatgatttgataataaatatgctaacgcgttcacactatagtcataaatgtgttcacactatgtactttgtgatttttttaatataaaactcacatacatagtttcaataaaactctggatttttcggttcgaataaaaatagatatagaatcaaaagccaaactatatatattatttttattgtttacagataaaattgagcaaaatattcataaatttttattcgatttgttatccgttttgatttgaaccaaaaaatcttgatatttgaaactttacgaaacaaatcaaatactaaaatacaatatccaaaaaagaagcaaatcactaataccaatatttttaggaacatatatctaattcaatatgttatatgcatatatatacatatatgaaaagaattatatatattatactttatatcagttttacaatataaatttattatattaggtactagaattaaaaggttatataatgttttatttttgtaataaaatgttattattaaattatttttaaaattttattttatttacgaatcaaatcggatattctttaaaattctaaaacatttcggatatcggagtcaccgaatatctaggtggctaaagatcgaattGACAAGAATGCTTCCAAATATCCAGATACTTGATATGTGTCCACCCCTATTtacgaatataattttattttcttttgatgaaaaaatgactaatgtcaaggtcttttttattttaaataaattttaattttatctttcatgtattattctgaacaaaaatgtcatttaatattaattaacaatatctttatatatttttcaactatttttatatactttttacataaacatacatgtgcaccttgatgtgagcatcttataactaagtattcaccacagctgaagtatctaatttttttgaaagttcaaatattttttcttaatgtttctttcactaccgaccaaattgtagtgaaatgatttgtcttaataattttcttttctttttcttaaactattatctgtttaaaaactataatatgaaactattggttcgacatgacaactatctaaacttcataatatgaaaataaacatataatattaattttaggtttttatccgaaaaaaccaaaaaatcaaatgttttaaccgaataaactaaaatgaatattaatttaaaataatagttatattttagaagattaaaaacaaaaaaaaacgtaaaacctaaccaatatccagattaaacagatttattgtcttttttattaaaaataacgaaactaataatcacatcccgcgcaaggcgcgggttattacctagtctactctattaaaatagaatcctattttttatctatcATACATAAGTTTATGTTAGACCATTCATTTGAAATTTAACTAAACATCTTAAAATTACTCATATATGATATTCTCctaacaaaaacaatatatatctaaacaataacatttctaaaaaacataaatatattgtcATTAGGTAATCATCATTTGACTGATTCtcatatttaatatagaccatattttatatattccagtaactaattttgaaattaaacagTATAGtctaattcttttaaaattatcaaattaaatttttaaataaaacaaaataaaaaatattttattagttataacattttatgttgatatgtttagtaaaaataaaaacattaaactgaaatattaaatattaaataaaataatataacaaaaatataacaaaaataatttaatttattcacataaaaaaaatttctaaacaaagaagctaataattttttttattaattcatataaaactaatgtttaaaattgAACTATTAATATTGATCTTGcactttaaataaataaacaaaaatacttcattaatatatgatttgtacaatatcatcaaacaaatttcaacaaatataaattttcaaaataaaaattatatacataaaattgatattagatatatatctttataacatattttatattttaaatattaatttaaaaatataaatatatccgTACGGATGTGCGGGTtaatatctaattatttttgacaGCTTGGTTTGTGCTGCGGGAGTAGGAAGTGCAGCATTATTtgctactccctctgtttttttatttgatgttaTAGAGATTTAACGCTAATTACCCGCGTGGAAGTATCTAGGTATAAATATATCATTCCACCAATTCCATGAATAATTAGATAAAATTCAAAGAAAACTATTCTGAAACAAATTtgtttatgaatgaatggaaTAAAATCCATTCTATTTTTTGTTGTATTTCATTCTTATATTTCCATATATTATTCCACTAATTCCATATTAGTTTATCAGTTATGGCCAAAATCACACATGTTATAAGAAAgtttttttatatgaataacttaacattttaaaaataaaaattttaatcatttttctcATTGTATGTTCTTTtagtcaaaataaatattttttaactctTTTTGGAGATTCACCCTATTTATTAATAATGATGTACTtatcatcttctttctctctccccATTTCTCATATATCTTTGCGAGTCTCTCTTCCCTCACATGCATAGACAAACCAACCACTTCTTCACACTCATTGCATAACATCGCGGCTAATTTAACAATGTCGTTGAACCGACTTATCTTCCCTTTCTTCATCCTCGTCTCTCTCATCCTCTCCGGCTTCGCGTCCTCTCAGACATTACCCAAAGAAGAAGGTATCATACATATATAATCAGTTTATACGGTGGTTACGTTATATGTTTGAGTCAGTGTACGATTTGGTAGTTAtctgtgatttgaattttttcgCAGTGGATGCTTTAAGAGCCGTAGCGACGGCTTTAAAGAAGAGTAACTGGAATTTCAATGTCGATCCATGCGACCTCACCTCATCTGAAGGTGGTTGGAGAAATCTTAACGCCACCAGCAAACAATTTGCAGACACCGTTACTTGTAACTGCTCCTCCACCGTTTGCCATGTCACCAGCATGTTCGTTCCTCCCCTTCTCcctttataaaatttgatatttccatcattttgtttttgttcaaacatttccatcattatattaattattcatggagaaattcaaaatattattgataatttaaaaaaaaaatagatttggtCTAAGTAGTATTCACCAAACCCTATTAGGCTACTACTACCATCAAaatgattaattaagaatttaaaatagatttatttaatctaaaatatatattgctCATCTCTTTTTCATCTGttcttatatataaaacatatttatgattctttataaaataacaatattaaaTATTGATTATTATCCATGGAAAAATCAATTTGTattgataatttttaaattttaaatttcattttccaAAGGCCTATTAGGCTACTACTACCATCAAAGTACTTTTTTTTAGTTCTCTGAATATAGATAAAATCTATGTGATGTCGCTGCTGTTGACGCGTTTTGTTCAGTCCGTGAGTCTAATTCTTAAACTAATTACTTTCACACATGTTGCTTTGATGCAAATGCTATTGGGCTGGAAACATAATGGCCTACTATATTTTGTAAAccctttttgaaaaaaactaatactttcttatttttttcctctTGTAAATCTTGTTGAAACAGAGTTCTCAAGGCACAAAGCCTCCAAGGATCTCTTCCTAAAGAGTTTGCAGGACTTCCTTTTCTGCAAGAGATGTAAGAACCTGAATAGCAGCAAAATCATTACCACTCAAAACGTTCTCATTATTACAATATCTCCCACCACGACCAGTATCTTTCATTAACTAACTTTAACTGACACATTATTCTTATTTCTCTTGCAGTGATCTGTCTAGAAACTATCTCAACGGTTCCATTCCTCCCGAATGGGGAACCCTGCCACTTGTAAACATGTATGTATCTATTTTCATCTAGACTTTACATGTCTGTATATGTATGAATGTATAGATTGATTAGATTTAACTTTGTTGGATGATGAAATGCAGCTCACTGCTTGCAAACCGGATACGCGGTCCAATACCGAAAGAGATTGGAAACATTACAACCCTTAAGACCCTGTGAGTACACTTCTTTGATCTTTACGTCTTCAACAATGTTTCAGACAATATATACTTGGAAGTAATAATATACgattcgtttttattttctttgtgttcTTGAACATTTGGTTTTCTAGTGTCTTGGAATCTAATCAGATCTCAGGGAACTTACCTCCAGAGCTCGGGAATCTACAAAACATTGATAAAATGTAAGAATCTTTTTCCAAGTTCTCTAAAATAGGTTCAGTTACGTACTAATGATGAGACTATGTTTTTCTATTTGTAGCCTTCTTGGCACGAACTACTTGACTGGAGACATCCCAAGTACATTTTCCAAACTTACTACGTTGATTGATTTGTAAGTACTCCTCTGCTTTGCTTAGATCACAGACATTGTGTTTTTCTGATGATTCTGACATTTTTATTACATTGTTTTCTTGCTTTATAGCCGTATAAGTGACAACCAGTTTACCGGAACTATACCAGATTTCATCAAGAACTGGACAAAACTTTTTAAACTGTAAGCAGACATTCAGTTTCTTTTGGTATCGGTATTGGCTACTTATTAAGCTATGGAATTATATTAATGCATGTTGTTATAGGGCTATTCAAGCAAGTGGTTTAGTTGGACCGATTCCTAGTACCATTGGTACTCTTGTGAAATTAACAGACTTGTAAGTACACCAAGTTTGTGTGTGTGATTCGTTGTTACCGTCAATGATATttactgtttctttttttttccaaatttgaaacttttgtaGGAGAATCAGTGACTTGAATGGACCTGGTTCTCCATTTCCACCAATACAAAACATGACATCGCTGAAGACATTGTGAGTTTGAGCCTTAGACTAAACACATTCTGACATTCAGTAATGGTTTCTTCCCACTTTTGTTGAGCCTAACTTACATTTCCACTCGCTGTTTGTTTGCAGGATTCTTAGGAACTCCAATCTTACAGGAGAATTACCTGCTTATCTTGGATCAATCACAACGTTAAAGCTCTTGTTAGTcaactcttttcttcttctacaaGCACAAACTATGAACAATAGTTCAAACTGACATTGTGAAAGTTGTTGTGCAGAGATCTTAGCTTTAACAAACTCAGTGGACCAATCCCAGCAACATATAGCAATCTTTGGAATGTAGATAACATGTATGATGCTCTTCTTTCCCCCTTTATTTCTTCATGGTTTGTATGAAAGCTTAAGTTTAGTTCTCTGATCTTGCAGATATTTTACAAGTAACATGTTGAATGGGGAAGTACCAAGGTGGGCGGTAGACAAAGGAAACAATATGTGAGTTTTTCttcaactatatatttatacaacaCAGCACATCAtgataatacattttttttatattgcagTGATCTTACTTACAATAACTTCTCCAAAGATCGAACAACTAAAGAATGTTCGCTGCGTAATGCGTATGAAGAACAATAAAACTCAAGCTTCTTGTACCCttcaaattcattaaaaaaatcctacagtttcttgattttttttatatacaggAATATGTTTTCAAGCACAACCACAAGCCCTTTAGCGGCAAATAACTAgtaagttttctttcttcttttcataACTTATAAAAGCTTTGGTTCTAACATcaaatttgacattttttttttgatacagCTCAAACGTTGCTTGTCTGAGTTACTACATATGTCCTAAGAGTAAGTCTTTGAAGctatataattacattaaccatataGCTAAATATCTAGGAGTGCAACtgatttatcttttgttttatgttGTCAGCATTTTATGGCCTTCATATAAACTGTGGTGGTGATGAACTAACAGTCAACGGGACTATGTATGATTCGGATACATGGGAGAAACCATTCCATGACGGTAGTCGAACCGGTTGGGTTTCTAGCAACACCGGGAACTTCTTGGACGATGAACGGGATCTCAAAGTAACAACCTTATGGACAAATACATCAGAGCTTAAGACAGCAGAGCCTAGTCTTTACACACAGGCCCGTCTCTCGGCCATTTCCCTCACTTACTTGGCATTGTGTCTTGGAAACGGAAGCTATACAGTTAAACTTCATTTCGCTGAAACTATGTTCGGTAACAATGAAACCTATAGCAGTTTGGGGAGACGATTCTTTGACATATATGTTCAGGTAatgtttttttaacactgatttACTATGATATAACATTATGggaaatattacatataagtctataatatttgaaaatattgtaaTGCTTATAGATATTGGGGTGTGTGGATGTGCAGGGTAAACTTGTGGTTAAGGATTTTGATATTGTGAGTGAGGCAAAAGGTGCTGGAAGAGTTGtggttaagagttttcaagTTATGATTACAAATGGGATGTTGGAAATAAGATTGTTTTGGGCTGGTAAAGGAACTCAAGCTATTCCTGTAAGAGGTTCATATGGCGTTCTCATATCAGCTGTATCGGTAGATCCAAGTAAGCTTtactaaacccaaaactaaCCTTTTTGTTGTCGTTGTTGTTGTCTCTTGACTTTTTCTCCCATGATATTGCTATAGATTTCAATGTTAGTGGAACCTCTATTGGCATAATAGTTGGTGCTGCAGTGGCTTCGTTGGTGTTTCTTGTGCTTCTAATCGTTGGTATTTTATGGTGTAGAGGTTGCTTTAGACCCAAGAGTCAGATGGAGAAAGGTATTTATAACGTCTTATACCTTTAACAATCCTTTTTGAGTTGAAAGTGTATGTATCTTCCAAAACC encodes:
- the LOC106439379 gene encoding probable leucine-rich repeat receptor-like serine/threonine-protein kinase At3g14840 isoform X2 — encoded protein: MSFNLLLFPYFILFLILSDFAYSQTLPKQEVGALRAVATALKKSNWKFNVNPCDLTSSDGGWRNPNAGKGFEDAVTCNCSSTVCHVTSIVLKAQDLQGSLPKELAGLPFLQEIDLSRNYLNGSIPPEWGTLPLVNISLLGNRISGPIPKEIGNITTLTSLVLEFNQISGKLPPELGNLQKIERILLSSNYLTGDIPSTFSKLTTLTDFRISDNQFIGVIPDFIENWTELGKLVIQASGLVGTIPSTIGPLGKLTDLRISDLNGPGSPFPPLQNMTSLKTLILRNSNLTGELPAYLGSITTLKLLDLSFNKLSGPIPETYSALSNVDNIYFTSNMLTGEVPSWMVDKGDKIDLTYNNFSKDPRTAECQKNSVNMFSSTSPLVANNYSNVSCLSNYICPKTFYGLHINCGGNELTINGTKYDADTSDRPIFYNSRNGWVSSNTGNFLDDDRSPKEVTLWTNRSELKIAEPRLYTHARLSAISLTYYALCLGEGNYTVNLHFSEIMFSDNETYGSLGRRFFDIYVQGKLEVKDFDIVNEAKGVGRAVVKSFQVMITNGKLEIRLFWAGKGTQAIPSRGVYGSLISAVSVDPNFIPPKEAGAGTGVGSSIGIVVGAVVASTVFLVLLIGGILWWRGCLRPKSQMEKDFKNLDFQISSFSLKQIKVATDNFDPANKIGEGGFGPVHKGKLTDGTVIAVKQLSSKSKQGNREFLNEIGMISALQHPHLVKLYGCCVEGGQLLLVYEYLENNSLARALFGPQETQIRLDWPTRQNICVGIARGLAYLHEESRLKIVHRDIKATNVLLDKELNPKISDFGLAKLDEDENTHMSTRVAGTYGYMAPEYAMRGHLTDKADVYSFGVVALEIVNGRSNTSAQSKAETFYLLDWVHVLREQNKLMEVVDPRLGTDYNREEAKTMIHIGILCTSQVPSDRPSMSTVVSMLEGHSTVDVEKLLEASFNRGNEKDEESVRAMKKHYAMIGGEVMTNVTDQTTTTDGPFTSSSTSTANAGDLYPVKLDSAYWNSRV
- the LOC106439379 gene encoding probable leucine-rich repeat receptor-like serine/threonine-protein kinase At3g14840 isoform X1, coding for MSFNLLLFPYFILFLILSDFAYSQTLPKQEVGALRAVATALKKSNWKFNVNPCDLTSSDGGWRNPNAGKGFEDAVTCNCSSTVCHVTSIVLKAQDLQGSLPKELAGLPFLQEIDLSRNYLNGSIPPEWGTLPLVNISLLGNRISGPIPKEIGNITTLTSLVLEFNQISGKLPPELGNLQKIERILLSSNYLTGDIPSTFSKLTTLTDFRISDNQFIGVIPDFIENWTELGKLVIQASGLVGTIPSTIGPLGKLTDLRISDLNGPGSPFPPLQNMTSLKTLILRNSNLTGELPAYLGSITTLKLLDLSFNKLSGPIPETYSALSNVDNIYFTSNMLTGEVPSWMVDKGDKIDLTYNNFSKDPRTAECQKNSVNMFSSTSPLVANNYSNVSCLSNYICPKSKSLKLYNYINHIAKNIVVHLIYLLFMLSAFYGLHINCGGNELTINGTKYDADTSDRPIFYNSRNGWVSSNTGNFLDDDRSPKEVTLWTNRSELKIAEPRLYTHARLSAISLTYYALCLGEGNYTVNLHFSEIMFSDNETYGSLGRRFFDIYVQGKLEVKDFDIVNEAKGVGRAVVKSFQVMITNGKLEIRLFWAGKGTQAIPSRGVYGSLISAVSVDPNFIPPKEAGAGTGVGSSIGIVVGAVVASTVFLVLLIGGILWWRGCLRPKSQMEKDFKNLDFQISSFSLKQIKVATDNFDPANKIGEGGFGPVHKGKLTDGTVIAVKQLSSKSKQGNREFLNEIGMISALQHPHLVKLYGCCVEGGQLLLVYEYLENNSLARALFGPQETQIRLDWPTRQNICVGIARGLAYLHEESRLKIVHRDIKATNVLLDKELNPKISDFGLAKLDEDENTHMSTRVAGTYGYMAPEYAMRGHLTDKADVYSFGVVALEIVNGRSNTSAQSKAETFYLLDWVHVLREQNKLMEVVDPRLGTDYNREEAKTMIHIGILCTSQVPSDRPSMSTVVSMLEGHSTVDVEKLLEASFNRGNEKDEESVRAMKKHYAMIGGEVMTNVTDQTTTTDGPFTSSSTSTANAGDLYPVKLDSAYWNSRV
- the LOC106439380 gene encoding probable leucine-rich repeat receptor-like serine/threonine-protein kinase At3g14840; translated protein: MSLNRLIFPFFILVSLILSGFASSQTLPKEEVDALRAVATALKKSNWNFNVDPCDLTSSEGGWRNLNATSKQFADTVTCNCSSTVCHVTSIVLKAQSLQGSLPKEFAGLPFLQEIDLSRNYLNGSIPPEWGTLPLVNISLLANRIRGPIPKEIGNITTLKTLVLESNQISGNLPPELGNLQNIDKILLGTNYLTGDIPSTFSKLTTLIDFRISDNQFTGTIPDFIKNWTKLFKLAIQASGLVGPIPSTIGTLVKLTDLRISDLNGPGSPFPPIQNMTSLKTLILRNSNLTGELPAYLGSITTLKLLDLSFNKLSGPIPATYSNLWNVDNIYFTSNMLNGEVPRWAVDKGNNIDLTYNNFSKDRTTKECSLRNANMFSSTTTSPLAANNYSNVACLSYYICPKTFYGLHINCGGDELTVNGTMYDSDTWEKPFHDGSRTGWVSSNTGNFLDDERDLKVTTLWTNTSELKTAEPSLYTQARLSAISLTYLALCLGNGSYTVKLHFAETMFGNNETYSSLGRRFFDIYVQGKLVVKDFDIVSEAKGAGRVVVKSFQVMITNGMLEIRLFWAGKGTQAIPVRGSYGVLISAVSVDPNFNVSGTSIGIIVGAAVASLVFLVLLIVGILWCRGCFRPKSQMEKDFKNLDFQISSFSLKQIKDATDNFYPANKIGEGGFGPVHKGKLPNGTLIAVKQLSSKSNQGNREFLNEIGMISALEHPHLVKLYGCCVEGGQLLLIYEYLVNNSLARALFGPLETQIRLDWPIRQKICVGIARGLAYLHEESRLKIVHRDIKATNVLLDKELNPKISDFGLAKLDEQEDTHMSTRVAGTYGYMAPEYAMRGHLTDKADVYSFGVVALEIVHGRSNTSARSKAETFYLLDWVHVLREQNKLMEVVDPRLGTDYNREEAMKMIQIGILCTSLVPSDRPSMSTVVSMLEGHSTVDVEELLENSFSRGNEKDEESVRAMKRHFAMIGGQEMTNVTKHTTNNDGPFTSSSSSSANAGDLYPVKLDSAYWNSRV